In Symbiobacterium terraclitae, the genomic stretch CCGAGCCACGTCGCCGGCCAGGGAGGTGCCGATGATCCGGTCCTGCGCCGTGACCCCCTCCAGCCGTTGCCAGACGGCGGCCTCCCCCGCCCGGGCCCGGCCCGCGGCGACGGCCGCGATCTCCCGGGTGAGCTCGTTCTGGGCGCAGCGGCGGACCGGGGTCCGCGCGGCCGCCGCTGCCGCCGGCGTCTCCCAGACCACGGGGGCGACCAGCTCGGCCAGGTCGACCCGGCCCAGGCCCCGCACCTGCTGCAGCAGCTCGGCCCGGCCGACGAGGTCCTGCGTGCGGCGGAACCCGAGCTGCGCCGTGAGCTGGCGCACCTCCTCGCCTACGCAGGTGAACAGGGTGACCAGGCGGTCGACCGCCTCGTCGTAGACCCGTGGCACGAAGGACTTCAGCCCCCTCGCACGCGCCTCCTCGCAGCTCGCAATCTGCGTGGCGATGCCCACGTGGCAGGTGTCCAGCTGGCAGCCGCGGCAGATGGTGCAGCCGACGGCCACCATCGCGAGGGTCGCGAAGCCCACCCGGTTGGCCCCGAGCAGCATCAGCTTGACGACGTCGGTGCCCGAGCGCATGCCCGAGTCGCCCCAGACCTCCACCCGGTTGCGGATGCCGGCGGTCACCAGGGCCAGGTGGGCCTCGCGCACGCCGATCTCGACAGGCAGGCCGGCGTGGCGCAGGGCGTGCCGGCGGGCGGCGCCGGTGCCGCCGTCGCAGCCGCAGAGGGCCACCACGTCTGCCCCGGCCTTGGCCACGCCGACCGCGATGGTCCCGATGCCGGGCACCACGGGTACCTTAACGACGATCTTCGCCAGCGGGTTGACGGTGCGCAGCTCCTCCACCAGTTGGGCCAGGTCCTCGATGGAGTAGACGTCGTGGTTGTTGGAGGGGGAGATGAGGTCGACGCCGGGGGTGGCGTTCCGGGCCCGGGCCACCTTCTCGGAGACCTTGGAGCCTGGCAGGTGCCCGCCCTCGCCCGGCTTGGCGCCCTGGCCGATCTTGATCTCGATGAACCGGCTTCCGCTCAGCATCTCGGCGTGCACGCCGAAGCGGCCCGAGGCCACCTGCTGGCCCCGCCACTTCCAGTAGCGCCCAACCATGTCGGGTATCTCGCCGCCCTCGCCGTTCATGCAGACGATGTCCAGTCGCTTCGCCGCCTCGGCGTAGGCCCGGAACGCCGTCTCCCCCTGGGAGCCGAAGGACATGGCCGAGATCGTGATCGGGTACCTGTACCCCTCGATCGACGTATCGATCTCCGCGGAGAGGGGGCGCCGGCCCCGGTTCGGCCGGAAGTCCAGCAGGTGGCGCAGGCAGACCGGGCTCTCGCGCTCCTGCTGCTGGAGCCGCGCCAGGTAGTCCGCGTACTTCGTGCGGTCGCCGGCCGCCTCTCCGGCGGCCTTCCACAGCTTGGGCCAGAAGCGCGCCGGGCGGGCCAGACTCGCCCTGCCCCCGCCGTGCACGACCTGGTAGCGCTCGCAGGCATCGGCCTTGAGCCGGGCCAGCGAAAGCCCCCCGTCCTGCGAGCCCATGAAGCCCTCCGTACCGAAGTAGGCGGCGACCTCCGGCTTCAGGCCGATGTGGCTGAAGCAGCGGGCATACCCCCGCAGCTCGTGGATGCCCAGCGTGGAGATGACCTTCTCGAGCCCCGTGCGCAAGGCGGCGAGCAGGTTGGAGAGGCCCTGCTCCGGTTCCGGAGCGGCCGAAGCCGCCACTTCCAGCATCAGGTAGGGGTTGACCGCATCGGCGCCCAGGCCCAGCGCCAGGGCGACGTCGTGCAGCGAACGCAGGGCGCCGGAGCGGAGGAGCAGCGCGCACCGCCGCCGGAGACTCGGCGCTGCCTCTGAGACGTCCGAGGCCGAGGCCCCGCGCAGCGCCTGGTCGACCGCCGCGAGCGCCAGGTGCGGATCCAGCCAGAGGCGCTCCCCGCCGAAGGCGTCGCCGTCGTCGAGCAGCAGCACCTGTGCCCCCTCCCGCACGGCGGCGACCGCCTCCGCGCCGAGCCGGTCCAGGGCGTGGACCAGCGACTCGGTGCGGGAGAAGCACGTCGGGATGCGCCGCACCGCCCCGGGGGCGGCCTGGGCAAACTCCGCCAGCAGGTCAGCGAGCCGGTAGGTGCCGGCCGCCCGGGCCAGGCTCCGGCAGGTCTCCAGGGGGACGAGCCCGTCTCCCCGCTCGCCGCCCAGGAGGACGGGGATGCCGAGTTCGACCCGCACCGCGGCCAGGCTCAGGTGGTCGTCCTCACCCCGCACGTGGATGGGGGGCCGGGAGCCGAGCACGGTGCGGGTCGAGAAGTGCTCAATCTCCCGCTCCCGGTCCACGGCCGGATTGGTCACCACGGCCACGGACTCCTGGAAGTAGTCGGCCAAGTTCTGGCGGTGGTCGGCCAGGCAGGCCAGCGGGCCGTCGTAGCCGAGCGAGCCGATGGGCTCCGCGCCGGTGGCGGCCATGGACCGGACCAGCTCCCGGTCGTCCGCGCTCCACCCCAAGGCCGCCAGCAGGCGGTCCTGCGGCACGGTGGCGGTGGCGGTGGGCGGCTCCGGCGAGGCCGGTGGTTCCGGGCCCTCCGGCCCGCCCACGGCGATGAAGCGCCGGTAGTTCACCGGCTCGGGGAAGCGCTGCCGGGAGAGCTGCAGCACGCGGTACTGGAGCCGCGTGTAGTTGAGCACCTCG encodes the following:
- a CDS encoding glutamate synthase-related protein — its product is MRSVLSERAIRRTLAEHEHDACALIAAVRKDGRAARATVSDVVAALARMVHRSGDVDGEGDGCGVQIDIPRRLWGGILSQAGRDPLLAEAPNFVVAHIFIPRSEAYWSAALKEQVCSRLEAEGFQVLASRSGAVNSGALGAQARAGEPEFWQVAALAPVVEPRAIGRACFDLTTALEAETDLHVCSFSADTVVYKVRGDAGVLQAYYPDLQDPRCESRAALGHNRYSTNTATVFERVQPFSALGHNGEINTIRALREQAPQVGIPLTRGGSDSQDLNRTLEGLIHRHGITLLEAMEMLFPPIIGEIKTMPEELQDLYMYYRQAWGPFAQGPAAVAARSGDCLVAAVDAMGLRPFWQLETEETLFFSSEPGIVSTSDLVTDPRPLAPGEKVGVLLRSDGAPEVLNYTRLQYRVLQLSRQRFPEPVNYRRFIAVGGPEGPEPPASPEPPTATATVPQDRLLAALGWSADDRELVRSMAATGAEPIGSLGYDGPLACLADHRQNLADYFQESVAVVTNPAVDREREIEHFSTRTVLGSRPPIHVRGEDDHLSLAAVRVELGIPVLLGGERGDGLVPLETCRSLARAAGTYRLADLLAEFAQAAPGAVRRIPTCFSRTESLVHALDRLGAEAVAAVREGAQVLLLDDGDAFGGERLWLDPHLALAAVDQALRGASASDVSEAAPSLRRRCALLLRSGALRSLHDVALALGLGADAVNPYLMLEVAASAAPEPEQGLSNLLAALRTGLEKVISTLGIHELRGYARCFSHIGLKPEVAAYFGTEGFMGSQDGGLSLARLKADACERYQVVHGGGRASLARPARFWPKLWKAAGEAAGDRTKYADYLARLQQQERESPVCLRHLLDFRPNRGRRPLSAEIDTSIEGYRYPITISAMSFGSQGETAFRAYAEAAKRLDIVCMNGEGGEIPDMVGRYWKWRGQQVASGRFGVHAEMLSGSRFIEIKIGQGAKPGEGGHLPGSKVSEKVARARNATPGVDLISPSNNHDVYSIEDLAQLVEELRTVNPLAKIVVKVPVVPGIGTIAVGVAKAGADVVALCGCDGGTGAARRHALRHAGLPVEIGVREAHLALVTAGIRNRVEVWGDSGMRSGTDVVKLMLLGANRVGFATLAMVAVGCTICRGCQLDTCHVGIATQIASCEEARARGLKSFVPRVYDEAVDRLVTLFTCVGEEVRQLTAQLGFRRTQDLVGRAELLQQVRGLGRVDLAELVAPVVWETPAAAAAARTPVRRCAQNELTREIAAVAAGRARAGEAAVWQRLEGVTAQDRIIGTSLAGDVARARVRPALEGGGLPDLPADFEAVIDVAPGSVAGNGLAAFSTRGVSIRVQGGAQDGVGKGLLGGQVVILKHRNRFGSLVGGAVGKSFAYGAQRGLFVVQGDADARCGIRLSGADLILGGRLRGPLQDDLGSIGTRSNLKGFAFEYMTRGRAVVLGDPGPWICSGMTGGVVYVRLQPALGLDEAAIRRRLAKGARVRLLPIGDREERDLTELLGVYHRILLDADQAGEAAEVMGLMLDCRRQFLAIVPAAQQAGADLSTE